From the Deinococcus sonorensis KR-87 genome, the window TGGCCTGCAGCTGCCCATACGGGCCGTACACGTGCGCCTGCAGCGTCTGGCCCTGATACGTGACCGGGCCGCGCAGGTCCAGGGCCGGGTTCAGCTGACCGCGCAGCGTGGCGACGGCGCCAGCGGCGCTCAGCCGCAGGTCGCTGCTCAGGACACCGGCCTGACGCGTCAGCGTGCCGCTGATGTCCGCTCCGAAGCCGCTGGCGTTCACGTCCGCGCGGCCCCCCTGGCCCCGGAAGTTCAGCCGGGCGGTGCCGCGCAGGTCGCCGCCCACCAGCGGCCGCAGCGAGGCGAGGTTCACCCCGCCCGTCACGGTCCAGTCCTGGCCCTGCAGGGTGCCCTGGGCCGTCTGCCCGGCCGTGCTGAGCGAGAAGCGCACCCCGTCGTTCAGGTCCACGCTGCCCCGGATGTCGGTGCCGACCACCTGCGCGGTGGTGGCGTAGCCGGGGGCCAGCCGGGTGGTGGCCTGCACCCGGACGCCGTTCTGCACCGCCTCGATCGCCACCCGGTCGCCCAGCCCGCGCGCGGTGATGCGTCCGCTGCGACTGGTGGCCGTCACGGTGCCGGTGGCCTTCAACGCCGTGGTGAGCGCCAGCTGACCGCGCAGGTCAAAGCCGCTGGCGCTCAGGCCGCTGCTCTTCAGGGTGAAGGTATCGCCCTGCCAGCCGAACTGCCCGCCCGCAAAGGTCCACTCGGCCTGCCGCCGGCTCCAGTTGAGCGCGATGGGGCCGCTGGGCGTCTGGTCCAGCAGCGGCACCTGGGCGCTCAGCGTGCCGGTGAGGCGGCTGTCCGGCACCTGCAGCTGTCCGGAGCCGCTCAGCGACACGCCCGCCGTGCTCAGGCCACGGGCCTGCCAGCGGCCACGCAGCTGCCGGTCCAGGTTCAGCTGCACCGCGCCCAGGTCGGCGCTCAGGCCGGAGCGGTCGTACCGTCCGCTGCCGGCCAGGGCAAAGGGCCCGGCCTGGCCGTCCTGAACCTGCAGCCGCAGGTCGTTGACGGTGCCGCTGGCGGTCAGGTGGCCGCGCACGCTGTAGAGGTCCGGCGTCAGGTCCAGCGACACGGCGCGGCTGCTCAGGCCGTACTGCCCCTGCACCGGCCCGCCCAGCCCCTGGCCCCGAAAGGCGATGACGTTGTCGGCATCGATGTCGGCGGCCAGCGCAAGCGGCTTGCTGAGCAGCTCGCCGGTCCAGCGCAGCTGACCCGACTGGTTAAAGTTCCAGACCCCGCTCAGCGTCTGCTGGCCCTGGAAGCTGGTGCGGGTCTGGAAGCTCAGGGCGTTGCGCTCTTCACCGTGTTTGTTCAGGAACACGTAGTCGGCCTTCAGCCCCTGGTACGGCAGGACGCTGAACTGGCCTTCCGGACTGCTCACCGAGGCGTCCACCCGCACGTCACTCCAGCCCTGGGCCCGGGCCTGGAGCAGCAGCTGTCCCTTGCCCGTCTGTCCCAGCGCCTGGGCCAGCGCGTCCAGCTGAGGCCTGGCCTGCGCCGTCAGTTCCCAGTGGCGCGCGTCAAGATCCAGCCCGCCCTGCGCCGACACCGGGCCGTTCCAGCTCCGGCCGTTCAATTGGACCGTGAGCTTCGAGCCGCGCTGCGTGGCCTGCCCGGACAGGTCCGTGACCGTCACGAACCCGGCCTGCGGCACCCGCAGCGAGCCGCCGTTCAGTTTCAGGTCGCCGCGCACCGCTCCCTGACCGAAGGTGTACTGCCCCCGGATGTGGCCGCTCTGTACCGCGCCGCCCTCCCGGTTATGCCAGTAGGCGTTCAGAAGGGTGGCGTCGGCGTCCAGGGTGGCGGTGCCCTGCAGCTGACCCTGCACCACCCGGTAGCGCGCCACGGCGTTCAGCGCGCCGTCGTCGGTGGTGCCGCGCAGCTCCAGGCCATCCATCCCGTTCTGGGCGGCCAGCGACCGGCCGGTCCAGTGCCCGTTCGGCACGTTGTACCCCTGACCGTTCACATTCAGCTGCACGTTCTGAAGGTCGAGGCGGCCCGGCAGCAGGGTCAGGCCGCCGCCCCCGCCTCCACCCTGCGGACGCAGCAGCTCGCTGAGCCGCAGATCAACGGTGGCGTCGTGCAGGGTGAGGTCCACTCGGGCGGTGCGGAGGAACGGATTCAGACTCGCCAGATGCAGCCGCCCCAGGTCCGCCCTGGCCTGGGTGCCCGGGCCACGGACCGTCACGCCACGGAGCACCGGCGCCCACAGCGGGCCGCCCACCGAGCGGGCCTGCACCGTCCAGTCGCCGCCGATGCGGGACAGCAGCGCCTGACCGAACAGCGAGGGGCCGAACAGGGAAAGCAGAACCACCAGGGCCGCGAGGGCGAAAAAGACGATGCGGCGCGGGTTCACCGCCACAGTCTAACGGGTGCCGGATGAGCCGCCTATTGAGAGGTCTTGGGCGCAGTGGAGGAGGGTCCAACGCACAGCTGTGCGATTCCTAAGATTCAAGAGGCGGCCCGCATGCCTCTGCTACACTCCACCCCATGCGACTGACGGCCCTGATTTCCGGCAAGGTGCAGGGGGTGGGCTACCGCCGCTACGTGCAGGTCAAGGCCCGCGACCTGGGACTGGCCGGCAGCGCCGAGAACCTGCTGGACGGCCGGGTGGAGGTGGTGGCCGAGGGGCCACAGCCGGAGTTGGACCGGCTGCTGCACTGGCTGCGGCGCGGTCCGGCGCACGCCCAGGTGACGCAGGTGGACGTGCAGTGGGCCGAGGGCACTGGCCTGCGCGAATTTCACATCATCTGAGAGGCGGGCCGGCGTGGGACCCCCACACGCTGGGGTCTCTTGACCTGGTACGCCCGGCCCACTACCCTGTAAAGGTCAGCGCTGCCTGACACCTTTATCCAGAGCGCCCGAGAGACCTGGCTCAACGACGGCGCAGCAACCCGCCCTCATCACGGCATGGTGCTCAATTCCAGCCCGCATCCGGGTCAACGATGACCGCCCGCGGGGCCGATAAGGGAAGGGTCTCAGCGAATTGTTCGTTCCCCTTCTCCGCCACACACGTGAGAGGGGGAATGCTGTATCGGCCTTCCCCGCCTGCCGGAAGGAAGTGCCATGACCACCTTTGTCCCCGAAGCCGCCCCCTACGTACCGTCTGCCGCCGAAGCGGCCCCGGAGCGCTGTTCCGGCACCCGTCGCACCGTCACCCTGTTCCGGAACGAGCCGCTGCTGCTGGACTGCGGGCGGCCAGTGTCGCACGTGCGGGTGACTTATCACACCTACGGCGCGCCGGCCCCGGAGGCGCTGCTGGTCACGCACGCCCTGACCGGCACCAGCGCCGTGCACGAGTGGTGGCCCTCTCTCTTCGGGCCCGGCAAGGCGCTGGACCCGCAGCGGCACTACATCGTGTGCAGCAACGTGCTGGGCGGCTGCGCAGGCAGCACCGGGCCGCTGGAACTGGACGGCGCGCCGCTCACGCTGCGCGATATGGTGGCGGTGCAGCGCGAACTGCTGCGTCACCTGGGGGTGCAGCGTGCGGCGGTGGTGGGCGGCAGCATGGGCGGCATGCAGGTGTACGAGTGGCTGCGCAGCTACCCGGATTTAGTGACGCGGGCCGTCATCATCGGGGCGCCGGCCCGCCACTCCCCGTGGGCCATCGGGCTCAACACGGCCGCCCGCAACGCCATCCTGAGCGCGCCCGGCGGCGCGGGGCTGCAGGTGGCGCGTCAGATCGCCATGCTCAGCTACCGCAGCCCCGAGAGCTTCGCGGCCACCCAGAGCGGCGACAGCCCCCGGCAGCCGGGCACGCCGGCCATCAGCACGTACCTGGAGTACCAGGGCCGCAAGCTGGAGTCGCGGTTCTGCGAGCACAGTTACCTGGCCCTGACCAGCGCCATGGACCGCTTTCAGCTCTCGGACCTGGACCTGCAGGCGATCCGCACCCCGGTGCTGGTGGTGGGCATCAGCAGCGACGTGCTGTACCCGGCCAGCGAGGTGCAGGCCGGCGCCGCCCAGCTGCCGTGCGCCGAGTACTGGGAGCTGTCCAGCCCGCACGGCCACGACGCCTTTCTGATGGATGCCGACGCGCTGGAGCCGAAGGTTCGCGCGTTTCTGAGCAGCTGAGCGGTCCGCTCACGGCCTGAGCGAGAGGTGCCGTGCGGCCAGCGCCTCCCGGAGCAGGCCCAGGGCTTTCGGACCGAAGCCATGCAGGCGCAGGAGGTCCTCGGCCGTCCAGGCGGTGAGGTCCGTCAGGCGGGTGATCCCGGCGCCGGTCAGTGCCCGCAGCGCCGGCCGACCGATGGCCGCAGGAAGATCCGACGACGGACGGGAGTCATCTGCCCGGTGCTGTTCCATGGGCCCTCCTTCACTGTGGCGAATCAACGTGCTCCGTGCGCTACACCCCGTCCAGATACCGGTCCAGTTCCCACTGGTGCACGGTGGCGCTGTAGGCGTTCCATTCCTGGCGCTTGGCCTCCGCGAAGTGCTCCAGCACGTGGTCGCCCAGCGCGGCGCTGATCACCTCGTCGCGCTCCAGCGCCTCGATCGCCTCGCTGAGGTTGGTGGGCAGCTCACGGATCTTGTGGTGGCGCTTCTCGCGCACCGTCATGCGGAAGATGTTGCGCTGGATGGCCGGCGGCGGCTCCAGGTTCTGCTCGATGCCGTCCAGCCCGGCCGCCAGCATCACCGCCAGCGCCAGATACGGGTTGCAGCTGGGGTCGGGCATGCGGAACTCGGCGCGAGTGCTGTTGCCGCGCTTGGCCGGAATGCGGACCAGGGCCGAGCGGTTGCTGGTGCTCCAGGCGATGTTGATGGGGGCCTCGAAGCCCGGCACCAGCCGCTTGTAGCTGTTGACCAGCGGGTTGGTGATCGCCACCATGCCGGAAGCGTGTTCCAGCAGCCCGGCGATGAACTGCTGAGCCACCCGGCTCAGCCCGTACTCGCTGTCCGGGTCCGCGAAGGCGTTCTGGCCGTCCCGGAACAGCGACAGGTGGCAGTGCATGCCGCTGCCGTTGGTGCCGGCCACCGGCTTGGGCAGGAAGCTGGCCAGCAGGCCGTGCTCCAGCGCCACCCGCTTGACCGCAAACTTGAAGGTGGCGATGTTGTCGGCCGTCCGGAGCGCGTCGGCGTAGCGGAAGTCGATCTCGTGCTGGCCCGGGGCCACCTCGTGGTGCGCACTCTCGATCTCGAAGCCCATCTCGACCAGTTTGTTGGTGATCTCGCGCCGGATGCGTTCGCCCCGGTCAATCGGGGCGAGATCGAAGTAGCCGGCCTGGTCGTTGGTACGGGTGGTGCCGGCCCCCTCCGGGCTGCGCTCGAACAGGAAGAATTCCGGCTCCGGCCCGCAGTGCAGGGTGTACCCGAGCTGGGCGGCCCGCTCGATCTGGCGGCGCAGCACCTGACGCGGGTCGCCCTCGAAGGGGGTGCCGTCCGGCAGCCGCACATCGCAGATCATGCGGGCGGTCTTGCCGCGCTCGCCCTCCTCCCGCGAGAACTGCGGCAGCACCAGGAAGGTGGACAGGTCCGGCTGCAGCAGCATGTCGGACTCCTCGATGCGGGTGAAGCCTTCCACGGCGCTGCCGTCGAACATCACCTCGCCGCGCACCGCCTTGGCGAACTGCCCCTGCGGCACCTCGATGTTCTTGATGCCGCCCAGGATGTCGGTGAACTGCAGCCGCAGAAACCGGATGTTCTCCTGCTGCAGCCGGGCGAGAATCTGCTGCTGGCCTGCCGGGTCGGCGGCGCCTGCAGGAGCGGGGCGAGCGCTGGCGCGCGCGGCGGAACGGTCAGAGCGGGGCGGGGTCATCGGCGGGTCTCCGGGGAAACGAGGGGGGTCGGCATGGCTGCCTCTGATGATACGTGCCGCGACCTGGCCGGTGAGCCTGAACGGTCAGTTTTGCGACTTGTCCTCAAAATTTTGGCAGAATGTCCCGCCAAAGTCGAACGTCTGACCAGAAAACTGGGCAAATTTCAGGATTGAACTGGCCAGATTCGCCAATTTGACCCGTTTCGCGTTGACGTGTGGAGTCCGGCCCTCCTATACTCGGAGGCATGCGGGCCGTGAGGATGCGTCCGGCGGTTGCCCAGGAGGAATGCCCATGAAACAGGAATTCGACGTGCTGTCCGCGGCCAAAAGCTGGCGTCTGGAAGACTTCACCGACCACACCCCCGGCGCCGTGATCAGCGAGGTGTTCGCCAGCGACGTGCTGACGATGGAAGAGCTGCGGCACCGGCTGAGCCGCCCGGTCTACAAGAGCCTGCAGGGCACCCTGGAGCGCGGCCAGACGCTGGACCCGGCCATCTCCGACACGGTCGCGCTGGCCATGAAGACCTGGGCCATGGAGAAGGGCGCCACCCACTACACCCACTGGTTCCAGCCGCTGACCGGCAGCACCGCCGAGAAGCACGACAGCTTCCTGACGCCCACCAGCGACGGCAGCGCCATCGCCAGCTTCTCCGGCAAGGAACTGATCCAGGCCGAGCCGGACGCCAGCAGCTTTCCGTCGGGCGGCCTGCGCGCCACCTTCGAGGCGCGCGGCTACACCGCCTGGGACCCCTCCAGCCCGGCGTTCATCATGCGCCACAGCAACGGTGCGACCCTGTGCATTCCCACCGCCTTCGCGTCCTGGACCGGCGAGGCGCTGGACCTCAAGACCCCGCTGCTGCGCTCGATTGAGGCGCTGAACCAGGCGGTGATGCCGGCGCTGAAGCTGTTCGGCGTGGACACCACCCGGGTGAGCAGCACGCTGGGCGCCGAGCAGGAGTACTTCCTGATCGCTGAGGAGTACTACTTCGCCCGCCCGGACCTGGTGATGACCGGGCGCACGCTGTTCGGGGCCAAGCCGCCGCGCGGTCAGGAGCTGGAGGACCACTACTTCGGCGCCATTCCGGACCGGGTGCTGAGCTTCATGGCCGACGCCGAGAAGCAGATGTACGCGCTGGGCATTCCGGTCAAGACCCGCCACAACGAGGTGGCGCCCGGCCAGTTCGAGATCGCGCCGATCTTTGAGCAGAGCAACATCGCCGCCGACCACCAGCAGCTGATCATGCAGATCCTGCGCAACACCGCCCGCAAGTACGGCCTGGTGGCGCTGCTGCACGAGAAGCCCTTTGCCGGCGTGAACGGCTCGGGCAAGCACTGCAACTGGAGCATGAGCACCAGCAGCGGCGAGAACCTGCTGGACCCGGGCGATACCCCCCACGAGAACATGCAGTTCCTGTTCTTCTGCGCGGCCGTCATCAAGGCCGTGGATGAGCACCAGGACCTGCTGCGCGTGTCGGTGGCCAGCGCCCAGAACGATCACCGGCTGGGGGCCAACGAGGCGCCGCCCGCCATCATCAGCATCTTCCTGGGTGACGAGCTGACCGACATCCTGGACCGGCTGGCCAGCGGCCAGGGCGGGCGCGGCACCGCCGCCGGCCTGCTGGGCCTGGGCAGCACCGTGCTGCCGCACCTGCCGCGCCACGCCGGCGACCGCAACCGCACCAGCCCCTTTGCCTTCACCGGCAACAAGTTCGAGTTCCGCGCGGCCGGCAGCAGCCAGAGCATCAGCCTGCCGATCACGGTGCTGAACACCATCGTGGCCGACGCGGTGGAGAAGCTCACCGCCGAACTGCGCGAGCGCCTGAACGGCAGCCGCAGCAAGCGGAGCCTGGACGAGGCGGTGGTGCAGGTGGTCCGCAGCACCTATGCCCAGCACCAGCGCATCGTGTTCAACGGCGACGGCTACAGCGAGGCGTGGCACCAGGAGGCCGAGCGGCGCGGGCTGCTGAACCTGCGCACCACCCTGGACGCCATCGAGCAGTTCAGCAGCGAGAAGAACGTGGCCCTGTTCAGCAAGTTCTCGGTGCTGAACGAGCGCGAGGTGCGCGCCCGCGAAGAGATCATGTACGACATCTACTTCAAGACGGTCAACATCGAGGGCGAGACCACCGAGTACATCGCCCAGACCATGATCCTGCCGGCAGCCGTCAGCTACCTCGCGGAACTGGGTGAGGTGGAGAGCAAGAGCCGGGCCGTCCAGGGCCTGAGCCAGGAAGTGGCCGGTCTGGCCGACGACCTCTACACGGCGCTGCAGACCCTGCGCGACGTCAACGAGGCCGACGGCGGCGAGGAAATCCACGACAAGGCCCACCACATGCGCGATCAGGTGCTGCCCGCCATGCTGGAGGTCCGCAAGGCCGCTGACCGGCTGGAGCGGGTGGTGGCCGGCAAGCACTGGCCGCTGCCGAACTACCGGCAGATGCTCTTCATCAAGTAAGGACAGAGAAACGTGGGGCGGGGCCGGGCGTCAATGCCCGGCCCCGCTTCAACAGGGGAGACGGTCCTTAATACCGCAGCGGGGCGAGCCAAAGTATCACCACTGGTTCGCCCCGCCCTGGTGCTGGACCGCTGGCACTGCTTTGCCGTGCCTGAGCGGTTTCGTAACGTGAAGGCTCGCCGCCGTGGACCGACGGGCGTACACTGAAACGATGCTCAATCTTGCCCGCCGGACCACCGTCACGCCGGAGCAGCTGGCCGAGGGCCTGACTGCATTGGGTCTGGACGGACGGCAGCAGGTGATCGCCCACAGCAGCCTGCGCTCCTTCGGACAGCTGGAGGGCGGCGCAGAGGTGCTGGTCAACGCGCTGCAACAGCACACCGAGACGCTGGTGGTGCCGGCCTTCAGCTATCAGACCATCGTGCGTGGGCCGGATGCACCGATCCACGCCCAGTTCCGGCGCGATACCCGGGTCAGCCGCGACATCGGGCGGATTCCTCAGCTGCTAATCGAGCGGCCCGACACCCTCCGCTCCTTCCATCCCGCGCTGAGTTTTGCAGCGGTGGGTGGACATGCGCAGGCCATTCTGGATACCCAGACGCTGGCGAGCCCCTACGCGCCCATCGGCGCGCTGTATGACCTGGACGGCTACGCCCTGCTGGTCGGGGTGGACCACAGCAGCAACACCAGCATTCATTACGGCGAGCATCTGGCCGGGATGCCGCTGCTGACCAAATACGTGCCGCAGGACGGCCGGGTGGTCCCGACCGCCTTCCCCAACTGCTCGGCCGATTTTGATCATCTGGCGCCTTACGTCCGGCCACGCACCGTCCAGGTGGGCAAGTCGCGGCTGCGGCTCTACCGCGTGCGCGAGCTGGTGGATGCCACGGTGCAGCTGCTGCAGCAGGACCCGGAGGCGCTGCTGTGCACCTTTCCCAGCTGCCGCTGTCAGCAGGTCCGCCGGATGGTCCGCGAGCAGGGGCTGAAGCCCAGACAGCACCAGCCGCTGCGCTGACCGCGTCAGTCGGGGTAGCTCAGGCGACGGTCGCTGCTGTGGCCGGGCCGCACCTTCAGCTCGGGCCGCACGTGATACACCGCGTGGTTGGCACACAGCGCCGCCTGCGCGAAGGCCACCGAGATCAGTTTGAAGTCGGCGCCGGCGCTGCTCAGGTCGCCGGCCACATACACCCCCGGCAGCCGGGTCTGGCCGTCCGGTCCGGCCGGCACGTACTCACCCTGCCAGCCCAGGGGCCACTCCTGCAGTGGGGTCAGGTCCGGGAGGTAGCTGTTCAGGAAGTAGCG encodes:
- the glnA gene encoding type I glutamate--ammonia ligase; protein product: MTPPRSDRSAARASARPAPAGAADPAGQQQILARLQQENIRFLRLQFTDILGGIKNIEVPQGQFAKAVRGEVMFDGSAVEGFTRIEESDMLLQPDLSTFLVLPQFSREEGERGKTARMICDVRLPDGTPFEGDPRQVLRRQIERAAQLGYTLHCGPEPEFFLFERSPEGAGTTRTNDQAGYFDLAPIDRGERIRREITNKLVEMGFEIESAHHEVAPGQHEIDFRYADALRTADNIATFKFAVKRVALEHGLLASFLPKPVAGTNGSGMHCHLSLFRDGQNAFADPDSEYGLSRVAQQFIAGLLEHASGMVAITNPLVNSYKRLVPGFEAPINIAWSTSNRSALVRIPAKRGNSTRAEFRMPDPSCNPYLALAVMLAAGLDGIEQNLEPPPAIQRNIFRMTVREKRHHKIRELPTNLSEAIEALERDEVISAALGDHVLEHFAEAKRQEWNAYSATVHQWELDRYLDGV
- a CDS encoding acylphosphatase: MRLTALISGKVQGVGYRRYVQVKARDLGLAGSAENLLDGRVEVVAEGPQPELDRLLHWLRRGPAHAQVTQVDVQWAEGTGLREFHII
- a CDS encoding homoserine O-acetyltransferase family protein gives rise to the protein MTTFVPEAAPYVPSAAEAAPERCSGTRRTVTLFRNEPLLLDCGRPVSHVRVTYHTYGAPAPEALLVTHALTGTSAVHEWWPSLFGPGKALDPQRHYIVCSNVLGGCAGSTGPLELDGAPLTLRDMVAVQRELLRHLGVQRAAVVGGSMGGMQVYEWLRSYPDLVTRAVIIGAPARHSPWAIGLNTAARNAILSAPGGAGLQVARQIAMLSYRSPESFAATQSGDSPRQPGTPAISTYLEYQGRKLESRFCEHSYLALTSAMDRFQLSDLDLQAIRTPVLVVGISSDVLYPASEVQAGAAQLPCAEYWELSSPHGHDAFLMDADALEPKVRAFLSS
- a CDS encoding DNA-binding protein, producing the protein MEQHRADDSRPSSDLPAAIGRPALRALTGAGITRLTDLTAWTAEDLLRLHGFGPKALGLLREALAARHLSLRP
- a CDS encoding glutamine synthetase III codes for the protein MKQEFDVLSAAKSWRLEDFTDHTPGAVISEVFASDVLTMEELRHRLSRPVYKSLQGTLERGQTLDPAISDTVALAMKTWAMEKGATHYTHWFQPLTGSTAEKHDSFLTPTSDGSAIASFSGKELIQAEPDASSFPSGGLRATFEARGYTAWDPSSPAFIMRHSNGATLCIPTAFASWTGEALDLKTPLLRSIEALNQAVMPALKLFGVDTTRVSSTLGAEQEYFLIAEEYYFARPDLVMTGRTLFGAKPPRGQELEDHYFGAIPDRVLSFMADAEKQMYALGIPVKTRHNEVAPGQFEIAPIFEQSNIAADHQQLIMQILRNTARKYGLVALLHEKPFAGVNGSGKHCNWSMSTSSGENLLDPGDTPHENMQFLFFCAAVIKAVDEHQDLLRVSVASAQNDHRLGANEAPPAIISIFLGDELTDILDRLASGQGGRGTAAGLLGLGSTVLPHLPRHAGDRNRTSPFAFTGNKFEFRAAGSSQSISLPITVLNTIVADAVEKLTAELRERLNGSRSKRSLDEAVVQVVRSTYAQHQRIVFNGDGYSEAWHQEAERRGLLNLRTTLDAIEQFSSEKNVALFSKFSVLNEREVRAREEIMYDIYFKTVNIEGETTEYIAQTMILPAAVSYLAELGEVESKSRAVQGLSQEVAGLADDLYTALQTLRDVNEADGGEEIHDKAHHMRDQVLPAMLEVRKAADRLERVVAGKHWPLPNYRQMLFIK
- a CDS encoding AAC(3) family N-acetyltransferase; this translates as MLNLARRTTVTPEQLAEGLTALGLDGRQQVIAHSSLRSFGQLEGGAEVLVNALQQHTETLVVPAFSYQTIVRGPDAPIHAQFRRDTRVSRDIGRIPQLLIERPDTLRSFHPALSFAAVGGHAQAILDTQTLASPYAPIGALYDLDGYALLVGVDHSSNTSIHYGEHLAGMPLLTKYVPQDGRVVPTAFPNCSADFDHLAPYVRPRTVQVGKSRLRLYRVRELVDATVQLLQQDPEALLCTFPSCRCQQVRRMVREQGLKPRQHQPLR